In Candidatus Krumholzibacteriia bacterium, the sequence TGGACTCCATCGCCCGTCTCACCGAAGCCGCGCTGGCCTTCCGCAATGCCCGTGACTGGGAGCAGTTCCACACCACCAAGAACCTCGTCGCCTCCATCGCGATCGAAGCGGCCGAGTTGATGGAGGAGGTGCAGTGGGTCGAGGCGGACGCAGCCGAATCCCGAGCGCAGGCGCGGGTGGAGTCGGTGGCCGACGAGGTCGCCGACATCGCGGTGTACCTGCTGCTGCTGTGCGATCGTCTGGACATCGATCTCGGCGAAGCGATCGAGCGCAAGATCGCGAAGAACGCGGCGAAGTATCCGGTGGAGAAGGCGCGCGGGCGGGCGGTGAAGTATGACGAGTTGGAGTGAGGGGGCGTGATCGTCACAGAGATCGCCGATCGGAGGAGGTGAGGGCAAGGGAAGTGGCGCGTCGTTCCGTGGGATGGAACGTGTTGGCGAAGAGACGGCGTAGTGGTGGGTTTGGGTCACGATTTCGGGGATCGATGTTCCGTACGAGTCCGCTAGGATTCTCCTGCCTTGGCTCCCTCACTTCTGAATTCTCGGGGGAGTCTCGAAATGCATCGTTGCGCGTTGATTGCTCTTTCTTGCGTCGTCTGGCTGTCAGTTCCAGTCATTGCATCGGCATCGACACCCATTCCTGGTCTGCACAACACAGGTGTCGACGACGACGGCACGGTCCTGGCGCCAGGTACCGTCGACCAACACTACTCGCTGACCGGACCGGCGAGCCCAGCACAGGTTCAGGTAACGCACCCGAACTGGGATGTCGCGTCCAGTGGGTCCGCATGGATCGGGCCGGGTCGTGGTGGATTCGATTCCCAGCCCGGTGGTGAGTACCGGTACACCATGACGTTCGACCTGACAGGACTCGATCCCGCTACGGCAGAGCTGAGCGGTCGATGGACCATGGACGATTGCGGATCGATGTATCTGAACGGCCAGCTCGTCGTCGATGAGGAATGCGGATTCGCGCTGATCCCCTTCGAAATCGCCGACGGCTTCGTCCCCGGGGTCAACGAGCTCGTGTTCGTGATCCAGAACGCCTCGAAAGCGTTCGGAAATCCTTCGGGCCTGCTGGTCGCAGATCTCGTTGGCTACGCCGAATCCTTCCAGCCCCTCCCCATCACCTTCGGCACCTCCTGGGACGGCGTCTCCCTCCAGGAGATCCTCGACGCCGAGTACGGCGCCGGCACGATCGACGTCGAAACCGACTTCGAGGGCGCCCAGGCCGGTGACGCCCTGATTCCCTACTGGCTCGACGACACCGTCGACGGTTGGATGATCCGCGAGGTCGCCGACTTCGCCCGCGACAACGTGCTCGGCTGGTACGCCGAGACCCTCGCCGGCCCGCCCGCGATCGACGGCGTCGACGACGGCGTGATCTTCGACGGCTCCGGCAGCGAGGGCGAAACGGCCTTCGTCGGCCTCGCCGAACCCACCCGATTCGGACTCTACCTGAACCCGAACGGCAGCGGCGACGGCACCAACGCCCCCGAGTCCGAGATCTTCTTCACCAACCGCGCCTACAACGACGAAGGCCCCGACGGCACGGGTGCGATCCACCCGCCCGAGGGCGGCGACCCGCAGGCGTTGATCTTCAACATCACGCACCTGCGCAACGGCGTGCCGACCTACGTCGTGGCGTGGGAGGACATCGATTCGGGCAGCGAGCTCCGCGACACCTACGCGCCCGGCTACACCGACAACGACTACAACGACCTCGTCGTGGAGATCCAGGCCAGCTCCCCCGTGCGGACGGAGGAGTCGAGCTGGGGCGAGGTGAAGAGTCGGTTCGGGCAGTAGAGGGTCGTGGTCGAGGTTGGCCGGGCCGGCGTGCCCGCGGTGATCTGGCCAAGGGGTTTCGGTCGTGCCGGCGGGCTCTCGACTTCGAGAGTCTGCCGGCACTCCGGCCGGGTTCGATTTCCCCGGTGTTGATTCCAGAGGGATCGTCGCTGTTCGGTCGTGACGAACGCCATCGTGGCGGTCCGACGGCTTCGACCGCCGCCGACCACCTCCCGTCAATCCATGAACACGAACTTCCTCGTCCCGTGCGACCGGGTCGCCCCGTCGACGACCAGCCGCGCCAGGTAGGTCCCGCGTGCCAGACGCTGCCCGCGGTCGTCCCGACCGTCGAACAGGATCCGGTGCTCGCCCGCGTCGAGTTCGCGCGCGGCCACGTCGCGCACCAACCGGCCTCGCAGATCGAAGACCTGCAGCTCGACCCGGGCCCGCGAGGCCAGCGAGAACGCGAAGTCCGCCGTGCCCCGCACCGGGTTGCCCGAGGCCAGACGCAGGCGCGGCCCGCCGACCACGGGCTGCGGATCGACGCTCGTCACCCGGTCCTCGACGCAGCCCCCGCAGCCGGTGCGCTCGGCGTTCGCGCCCTCCATGGGCCACCAGGCGTCGGACCCGCCGTCGGGAACGTTCACGTCGAACACGTGCAGCTGTTCGTTGCCCAGGAAGACGATCTCGTTGCGTCCGTCGCCGTCGATGTCGCCGGCGGCGGGGGTGGTCTCGATCTGATCGTCCACGTCGCGCGGCCAGCCTTCGGCCTGGACGGCCCCGACGTTGCGGAAGCTCCAGATCTTCTGATCACGCGAACCGACGACGACCGAGTTGGGGGAGGCGACGTCGACGGTCGTGGCGATCGGTCCGCCGTAGAGGAACCAGACGATGCTGGTGCGGGCCGGGAACGCGGACTGGTCGATGCCGTCGGCGTAGACCACGTGCACGTACCCCAGGGTTCCGTTGAAGATCAGTTCGGGCTCGGCCGTGCCCAGGATCTGGTCGATCGCCACCGGGCTCAGGGATCCGGCGTCGGGGTTCGTGTACGGGAACCCCGCCACGTCGGTCATGTCGTGGTGCAGCACCTGCAGGGTCCCGCCGCTCTGGGGCACGGTGATCTCCAGATCGCCGTCGCGATCGAGATCGCCGAGCGACACCGGGGCACTCGGATCGACGTCGAAGAAGTTCCTCGAGGCCTGCACACCGCCGGTGAAGTCGCCCTCGAGCACCTGCACGCCCGTGCCGCCGGCGTCGAGGGAGAACGAGAAGACGATCTCCGCGCGACCGTCGCCGTCGACGTCTCCGATCGCCGGAGGACTGTCGTGGGTCCCGGCGAGGGTGCCGGACTTGAACTCGACGTCGCCACGCCAGTTCACGCGCGCCGTCTGGCGGCCGCTGACCGCGACGATCCAGCGCGGGTAGAACTGCTGCAGGGCGCCGAGGGCGACGTCGCTCAGGGCAGGAGACGTGCGTTCACGTGTCCCACCCCCGGCAACGGTGCGCGGGAATCCCGGTTCGTAGTTGGGGAAGCCCGGTCCACCGCGCCAGAGCCCGTCGAAGGCGTTGACCACGTCGATCGGATCGGGATCGTTCGAGCGGACACCCACGTAGCCCATCATGAGCGACGGTTCGCGGGTCGGATGGAAATCGACGAGTACGTCCTCGCCGACCTGGGCGACATGGTCACCCATGTGCTGCGGTTCCGAGAAGTCGGTGGGGTCGCTCGCCGGGGCCCGCACGTACGAGGCGCGCAGGGTATTCACCAGCGGTGAGAGCGCCGACCCCGAAACGTACAGCGCCTCACCGGCGGGGTCCCAGCCGATGTCGCCGACACCGGTGAAGGCGGGCAGGAGCGTGATGTCGTCGACCGACCAGCTCACGCCGGCGTCGAGCGACCGGAAGACCTGCGGGACCGCGACCACGTTCTCCTCGGTCAGCAGCACCGACACCCCCGAGCCGTCCGGATCGGCGACCACCCCCCTGAGTTTCTCGTCGAAACCGTTCGACGGCGACGTGAGCGACCACAGGGGACTCGACCAGTCCGAGGCCGAATCCCCGTAGCCGACTCCGCGCCGGTAGCTGATCCCGATGTCACCCGGACCACTCGAATCCTCTTCGAACTGCGCGGCCAGGTGCAGACGGCCGCTGCCACCGTAGTCGATGCGCGGCCGACGGAAGCCGCTCGATCCCTCCGCGTCGGCCGGCACGGTCGCGTAGGACACGACCCGGAAGGGGGTCGACCAGGTCTCGCCATGGTCGGTCGACCGGCTGAACCAGATGTCGTCGCCGTCGGTGCTGCGCAGGAACACGTCGTCGTCGAGGGCACTCGCGCGGCGCTCGTCGCCGGCGCTCGCGACCGGGGGGATACGTGGTCGTATCGCCGGAACACG encodes:
- a CDS encoding nucleotide pyrophosphohydrolase; amino-acid sequence: MDSIARLTEAALAFRNARDWEQFHTTKNLVASIAIEAAELMEEVQWVEADAAESRAQARVESVADEVADIAVYLLLLCDRLDIDLGEAIERKIAKNAAKYPVEKARGRAVKYDELE
- a CDS encoding FlgD immunoglobulin-like domain containing protein, yielding MFLRSTDGDDIWFSRSTDHGETWSTPFRVVSYATVPADAEGSSGFRRPRIDYGGSGRLHLAAQFEEDSSGPGDIGISYRRGVGYGDSASDWSSPLWSLTSPSNGFDEKLRGVVADPDGSGVSVLLTEENVVAVPQVFRSLDAGVSWSVDDITLLPAFTGVGDIGWDPAGEALYVSGSALSPLVNTLRASYVRAPASDPTDFSEPQHMGDHVAQVGEDVLVDFHPTREPSLMMGYVGVRSNDPDPIDVVNAFDGLWRGGPGFPNYEPGFPRTVAGGGTRERTSPALSDVALGALQQFYPRWIVAVSGRQTARVNWRGDVEFKSGTLAGTHDSPPAIGDVDGDGRAEIVFSFSLDAGGTGVQVLEGDFTGGVQASRNFFDVDPSAPVSLGDLDRDGDLEITVPQSGGTLQVLHHDMTDVAGFPYTNPDAGSLSPVAIDQILGTAEPELIFNGTLGYVHVVYADGIDQSAFPARTSIVWFLYGGPIATTVDVASPNSVVVGSRDQKIWSFRNVGAVQAEGWPRDVDDQIETTPAAGDIDGDGRNEIVFLGNEQLHVFDVNVPDGGSDAWWPMEGANAERTGCGGCVEDRVTSVDPQPVVGGPRLRLASGNPVRGTADFAFSLASRARVELQVFDLRGRLVRDVAARELDAGEHRILFDGRDDRGQRLARGTYLARLVVDGATRSHGTRKFVFMD